Genomic DNA from Candidatus Margulisiibacteriota bacterium:
TAAGGGTAGGGAATATAGAGCGAAGGTATTCCATTCTCAGTAAGCTCAGAGATACTCATCGCCCCTGAGCGACTAATCGCTATTTTTGTGCAAGCAAGTAGTTCAGGCATATCATTGCGGAAGGGGTATATTTCTAGCTTAATTTCGGTCACTTGGTATAGATTATCTGCTATTTTTTTAGCCTTTATTTTTTCTATTATCTCCGGATATGTCTTTTCTCCAGTGAGCCAGACAATGTCTAGTCCTAATGAGGAAATAGCAGTGAGATTGTCTGCAATAAGTTCATTAATAGCCTTTGAGCCTTGGCTACCACCAAAGACTAGAAGTTTTGTTTTTTTTCCTTTTATTGTTTGAGCAACGGGATTGCCGGAGAAAATAGTTTTCTTTTTTGAAAAAGAAGTAATTGGATAACCTGTAAAAATAACTTTCGCAAATTTAGCTAAAAATCTGTTTGTTTTGCCAGGAATACTGTTTTGTTCAAGTAGAATAATAGGCAAACCTAATGAGATTGCTGCGACTCCAACTGGGAGAGTAACATAGCCACCAGTTGAGACTATAAATTTGGGTTTTAATTTTTTTAAGATAGTTCTTGCTTTAAACATACTAATAACAATGTTAAACAAATCTCTTTTTAATGACGGTAGGCAGATGAAATCATAGTTTTTAATCATTAGTTTTTCTAGTCTGTCGCCACCAATAAACGTAATACTTTCATTAATCTTGTCAGCAAGATTTAAGGCAGGAGAGATATGCCCTCCAGTTCCTCCGCAGGTAAAAACTATCATTAATGAATCCTTTGTTGATATCTGGAAGCATTCATGATAACTCCAGTTACTGCGAGAGCCATAACAATTGATGTCCCCCCAAAACTAATAAAGGGAAGAGTTATACCTTTCGTTGGTGCGAGGTTGATAGAGACCGCAATATTAAAGAGAGATTGAAAAGAAAGCCAAGTAGTTATTCCGATGATAAGTAGTTTGGAATATAGTGTTGTTTGTCTAATTGCAACAAAATAGCATTTTATGTAAAAAATAGTCATTGGTAATAAAAACAGGATAATTGTTAGGATAAATCCTAATTCCTCACAGATGATTGCAAAAATAAAATCCGTATATTGTTGAGGTAAATAAAAGAATTTTTGTCTTGATTGTCCAAACCCTAGACCAAAAAGCCCACCTGAACCTACAGCAATCATTGATTGTATGACGTGGAATCCTTTGCCATATTTGTCAGCCCAAGGATTTAAGAATCCTTGCACTCTAGCTAATTGATATGGTCTTGCTAGTATACTTAGCGCACCAACTAATCCTACGAGTCCACCCATAGACAACAGCCACTGCATTGGTACACAGGCAATAAGAATTTGTACTAAAAAAACCATTCCAATAACAATAGTTGTCCCTAAGTCAGGTTGAGTAAGAACGACAGAAGCAGAGGCGCCTATTATCGCAACTAAAACTAAAAACAACCTTAAGTTTTTGTTTATTATTTCTTGATATTTATCTAAAAAATCAGCAGTGAATAGTAATGCAGCAAATTTAACCAACTCAGAAGGTTGGAAGGTAAGTCCTAAAAATTTAATCCATCTGGTTGAACCACTTATAGTAATTCCAATGCCCGGTATATGTGTTAGCATTGTTAAAAAAATAGCACCAGACAGTATCAACCAAGAAAATCTTCTAATAAACTGGTGTGGAAAAATGTAAGCTGTAAAAAAAGCAAAAATTCCTATGAAAATAAAGATGAAGTGTCTAGTGACAAAGTAAAAGCTTTGGTTATGCTCTTGGTAGCCAATTACATTGGATGAACTCATTATCATAATTATCCCAAAAATAGTAAGCCAAACAGCTAGCCCTAGTAATTTAAAGTCGGGTTTACTTGTTGTTGGGAATTGCTGATACAATTTGTTTAAAATCATTGCCACGTTCCTCGAAGTTTTTGTACATATCAAAGCTTGCACAGGCAGGAGACAATAAGATGATATCTCCACTATTAGATTTGTTATAGGCTAAATTAATAGCTTCTTCTAAATTATGTGTGTTGCCTAGCAAAAGATTGCTATCTTTTAGTTCTTCATAAAAGAAGTCTCTTGCACCGCCAAAGGCTATTGAGCGAACTTTCTTTTTTTTAATTAAATTAAACATTGTTTGGTAGGAAACTGCTTTTTTATCTCCACCTAAAAGAAGGATAATTTTTTCGCTAGGAATAGAGTTAAGTGCAGCAATCGTAGAGTCTGGGTTAGTCGCTTTGGAGTCATTTATGAATTCAATATTGTTGATTGTTCTAACTTTTTCCAAGCGATGCGGATAGGCCTTAATGTTTTTGATTTTATCAACTGTAACAGACTCTTGATTGATAATTAGTGATGCGTTTATAGCAGCACTAAGATTTTCTTGATTATGTTCACCGAGTAGCGGTGATTCCTTTAGAAATTGGCTAACTGATTCTCTGTCTTGGAGGTCAATTAGCTGAGCTTTTATCTGGTTTTTAGATAGAAAACTCATTATAAAGGAGTCTTTACTGTTATAAATAAAATAATCTTTATCAGTAAGTAAATGTAGTACTTTTAGTTTAATTCTGGCATATTCTTTCATTGTGCCATGCCTTTCAAGGTGGTCTTCAGTTATATTCATTAAGATGTAAATCTCAGGTTTAAAGTTAGGCGACATTTCTAGTTGATAACTAGACGCTTCTAATGAAATTGTTTTGGGGACCTTGAGTGGATTATTGGAAACAAACTCTATTAGTGGCACTCCAATATTACCGGCGGAAGGGATGTTTAATAGTTGTGAAATTAAATCTGTTGTTGTTGTTTTTCCGTTTGTGCCTGTAATTGTTATAAGTTTTGGGGGATTCTGGTAGTATTGAAAAAGTAAATATGCCAGCTCTATTTCACTAATAATTGGAGCTGTAATTCCCAAAGTATATTTTTTAGGGTCTAAGCCAGGAGAAATTATGACAAGGTCAGTGTTTGTAGTATCATTTGTTAATTCGAATAGAGCTAATTCATTAAGTTTCTTTATAACAGCTTTAGCTGTTTTGCCTTCACCTAAAACTGTAATTTTTTTAATGGAAGAAATATTAATGTTTTTAGCCAATTTTTATCGCAATTATTAACATTATTATTCCAATAATCCAAAATCTAAGAACTACTTTATTTTCTGACCATCCGCAAAGTTCAAAGTGATGGTGAATGGGAGACATTTTGAAAATTCGCTTGCCTTTAGTTATTTTAAAATAACTAACTTGTAGCATAACAGAAAGGGTTTCAGCGATAAATACTAAGCCAAGGGGGATAAGCATAAGTTCTTTATGTAGGAGAATTGCAATGCCAGCCAAGATTGCTCCTAAAGACAAAGAACCAGTATCGCCCATAAATATTCTAGCTGGATTAATGTTAAACCAAAGGAACCCTAGCAATGCACCAATCATTATTAGAATAAAAATTAAGATGGTTATATTGGTGCTAATAAAGGCTAGATAAGCAAAGCCAATTAACGAAATAATCGTTAGTCCTGCAGCTAGTCCATCTAATCCATCTGTTAAATTAACAGCATTAGATGTGCCAACAATCATGAAAATTATAAAAATATAGTATAACATTGGTGGTAGAAATTGCAGCGCACCTTGGATGTAAATGAAGTTGTTCGATACTGCCAAAATGCCAGCAAAAATACAGGCAAAAGAAATCTGTAATATCAGTTTTAATTTAGCGGACATACCTTTGTTGTGTTTTTTTCTTATTTTATTTGTGTCATCAAGTATTCCTATAAAAGAGTGAGAAACTAGTAGAAAGGTGAGCATGAGTATATTGAAATCAATGGCGGAACGGAAGATAGCTAGAGAAATTAGAGTGCTAATCAAGATAGCAAGTCCACCCATAGTGGGTGTTCCTTCTTTTACCATATGTGTTTCTGGTGCATCTTTTAAAATATATTGACGCATTTTGGCTTGCTTTAGAATGTTTATTAGAATATTTGTTAATACTAGGGACAGAACAAAGGCTGTTAGGATTATGTTAGTCATTTTTTATAAGTTCCTTTATTATTGTTTCCATTTTAGTTGATCGTGAACCTTTAAAAAGAATCACGTTATTATTTGGGCGTATTTCATTGAGCTTGTTCAGTATCAATGATTTGTCTGTATAATAGTAACATTTGTCGTCCTTTTTCTCAATTCGAAGATATGTATTTCCATAAAATATCGCTTTTTCAATTTTTTGGTCGTGGATAACTGTATTTACTAGTTCTTTGTGGAAAAAATCTTCTTTTTTCCCTAGTTCTTTCATTTCGCCAAAGACTGTAATGATTTTTTTGTCAGGATAGTTAGCTTTGGTTTTATTTATTGAGAATTCCATGCTCTTAGGATTAGCATTGTAAGCATCATCAATAATAATATTCCCTTTCCATTCTAGGACTTCTTCTCTATGTGGGCTTGTAGACTTTAGGTTTAAGTTATCGATGTCTTTTTGGGCGATCCCAAATTGAAGTGCTAAGGCTGTAGCTAGCTTTTGGCTAGATAACAATGCATCATTTTCGGTTATTGAATTTATTTTAAATCCATTTTGTATAGCCTTAGTCTTTACTAAATTAAAGTAATCAATTGTAGTGTTCAAAAAAGTTAAATATTGTTTGTTTTTATCTTTAGGAAAGTTAAAAATTTCGGATTTACCTAAAGCAATATTTCGTTGTGTTTTTAAGAGTTCAAGATGTGCTAATCCAATGTTAGTTATTAAGGTAATGTCAGGTCTTATAATATTTACTAAGTAGCTAATGTCTCCTCTGTGTCTCATGCCCATTTCTACAATAATAAAGTCAGCATTATTAGGAGCATTGAGAATTGTTAGCGGTGCTCCAATTTCGTTGTTTTGGTTTTCAAAGGTGCTGTGCACTGTATACTTAATGCTCAGTATTTGATGGAGCATGTCTTTAAGTGTAGTTTTGCCAGAGCTACCAGTTAGTCCAATAACCGTTGCTTTTATATTGTTAATTCTATGGTGCAGGGCATATTCTTGTAGATTTACATCCAGCACTTTAATTTTCCGTTTAACCATAGCAGGGATAAAGCTATGTCCGTCAAAATTTTCACCTTTAATAGGAATGAATATGTCATTATCTTGAATTTTACGAGTATCTATTGAATACAAAGGGCTAGTTCCTTTACTACTTCACTATCATCGAAGTGTGATTTATTAACACCTATTATCTGATAGTCCTCGTGTCCTTTACCAGCTATCATTATAAAATCCTTTTCTTTTGCAATTTCTAAAGCTTTTTTAATAGCTTCTTTTCGGTCTATTTGTATTATTAATTTGTTCTTATTAGTTATACCAGAAGCTATTTGGTCAATTATTGTTTGAGGGTCTTCGGTTCTAGGGTTGTCAGAAGTAACAATAATAGTGTCAGCCCATTTGTCAGCAACTTTACCCATGAGGGGCCTTTTCTTATTGTCTCTATCGCCACCAGCACCAAAAACAGTTATAAGCTTTGTATTTGTAAGTTTACGGGCTTCTTTGAGAACATTGTCCAAACTGTCTGGAGTGTGAGCGTAATCCACTACAACAGTATAAGTTTTATGAATGGCGACTTTTTCGAACCTTCCTTTTGGTGGTAGTGCGTTAGCTAATGCTAGCTCGATTGTTTTTATCGGAATGTTAAGTGCTTGGCAAATAGCAAAAGCAGCTTTGAGATTGTTTTCATTAAATTTACCAATTAGTTTGTGTTCGAAGTTTAGTTTAACTTGCTTATAGGTAGAGGGATATATTGTTTTGCCAAAGGGATTTGTTAAGAACTTAAATTTAGCGTTCACATAGTTTTTAAAAGTTTTGTGATAATCTAAATGGTCTTGGGTAATATTAGTAAGGAGTTTTACAGTAAAAGGTAGCCCATATATTCGATTTTCTTCTATTCCTATGGAGGAAACTTCCATGATAAGATGCGTTTCTTTTTTTTCTAGCATATCTTTGATTATAGATAAGAGATCAAATATTTCTGGAGTGGTTAGAGGCGAATTTATTGTTCCAATTACTCTGGGCTTTGCTCCAGCTTGTTGGAGAATTTCATGGACTAAGTAAGTAACAGTAGTTTTTCCGTTTGTGCCAGTAATGCCTATTATTTGAATTTTATCCATGTCTAGGGTCCAGAGTGTGCTAAGATATTTGAAGACAGATTTTTTGTCAATTTTGATGATTTTTTTGGTTTTTTCTATCAATTCTTTAGTTATATAGTTTTGACCTTTGTCGATAGCTAAAAAAATGTCATTCATGTTTATTTTTCTGGTGTCATACTGTATCATATAACAAGAATTATAAGGCTATAACAGAAGCAAATGCAATACTGAGATATTTCAAAAAAAGGGGTCGCTTTGTTAACAGGCAAAGAATTATTTATTAAATACAGAGAAGCAGAGGATCCAAAACTTAAAGATCAAATTATAGAACAGCACTACAACCTTGTGATATATGTTGCACGTAAGTTTTTGGGTAAAGGTGAGGAATTAGAGGATCTGATCCAAGTTGGGATTATTGGACTCATTAAGTCCATGGACAATTATGACCCAAGCTATAATGCTGCTTTTGCTACTTATGCTATGCCAATGATAGTTGGTGAGATAAAACATTATTTTAGAGATCACGCTAGATTAGTGAAGCTTCCTAGAAGATTGCATGAGCTTAATGCCCAAATAAAAAAATTAGCCTTTGAGTTTCAACAAGATTATGATCGTTCGCCTACGATTGAAGAGATAGCAACAACGCTTCATGCTTCAGAGGAAGAAGTTTTGGAAGCGATGGAGGCTGGTGAGTCCAGCAGGGCGTTGAGTTTGGATTCTCCTGCTTTTGTGACAGAGAGAAGCGGAGAAGTTGTTTCAGATGCTAGATCGTCCTTGATGGATTCTTTAGGTGTTGACCATCTTGAATCGAAGATAATAGACAGAGAAACACTAAAGTTTGCTATCGCTAATATTTTAAACAGGCGAGAGCAACGGATTATTTATATGAGATATTATGACAACCTTTCTCAGCATGAAATTGCGACATATCTTAGATTATCTCAAATGCACGTATCTAGGTTAATTAAGAATGCTATTGATAAATTATCTAGATATATTCAAAAAAATTCAGTGATATAACACCCTTTTCCAGCCTCACCCCCTAAAGTTACTTCATGGTAGTAGTTATATTTTTTTATCCCCCTCTCCTGGCAGAGAGAGTGGGAATCCTTATGTATTGTTGATAAACCCTTTCTTTTAAGTAAATATAAAACTGTACAGTAACTAAACCTCTCTGTTAGGAGAGGTAGCTACAATTTAGGTAGTTGAATAAATGAAAGAAACTTGAGCTGGTGAGGTTAGCTA
This window encodes:
- a CDS encoding UDP-N-acetylglucosamine--N-acetylmuramyl-(pentapeptide) pyrophosphoryl-undecaprenol N-acetylglucosamine transferase; this encodes MIVFTCGGTGGHISPALNLADKINESITFIGGDRLEKLMIKNYDFICLPSLKRDLFNIVISMFKARTILKKLKPKFIVSTGGYVTLPVGVAAISLGLPIILLEQNSIPGKTNRFLAKFAKVIFTGYPITSFSKKKTIFSGNPVAQTIKGKKTKLLVFGGSQGSKAINELIADNLTAISSLGLDIVWLTGEKTYPEIIEKIKAKKIADNLYQVTEIKLEIYPFRNDMPELLACTKIAISRSGAMSISELTENGIPSLYIPYPYATNNHQVFNAKFIVENNGGEMILEKSLNKDNLLETLNKLNTNSKKYQSALNKLPNNASGIIIDTLKEKGYL
- the ftsW gene encoding putative lipid II flippase FtsW; protein product: MILNKLYQQFPTTSKPDFKLLGLAVWLTIFGIIMIMSSSNVIGYQEHNQSFYFVTRHFIFIFIGIFAFFTAYIFPHQFIRRFSWLILSGAIFLTMLTHIPGIGITISGSTRWIKFLGLTFQPSELVKFAALLFTADFLDKYQEIINKNLRLFLVLVAIIGASASVVLTQPDLGTTIVIGMVFLVQILIACVPMQWLLSMGGLVGLVGALSILARPYQLARVQGFLNPWADKYGKGFHVIQSMIAVGSGGLFGLGFGQSRQKFFYLPQQYTDFIFAIICEELGFILTIILFLLPMTIFYIKCYFVAIRQTTLYSKLLIIGITTWLSFQSLFNIAVSINLAPTKGITLPFISFGGTSIVMALAVTGVIMNASRYQQRIH
- the murD gene encoding UDP-N-acetylmuramoyl-L-alanine--D-glutamate ligase, whose protein sequence is MAKNINISSIKKITVLGEGKTAKAVIKKLNELALFELTNDTTNTDLVIISPGLDPKKYTLGITAPIISEIELAYLLFQYYQNPPKLITITGTNGKTTTTDLISQLLNIPSAGNIGVPLIEFVSNNPLKVPKTISLEASSYQLEMSPNFKPEIYILMNITEDHLERHGTMKEYARIKLKVLHLLTDKDYFIYNSKDSFIMSFLSKNQIKAQLIDLQDRESVSQFLKESPLLGEHNQENLSAAINASLIINQESVTVDKIKNIKAYPHRLEKVRTINNIEFINDSKATNPDSTIAALNSIPSEKIILLLGGDKKAVSYQTMFNLIKKKKVRSIAFGGARDFFYEELKDSNLLLGNTHNLEEAINLAYNKSNSGDIILLSPACASFDMYKNFEERGNDFKQIVSAIPNNK
- the mraY gene encoding phospho-N-acetylmuramoyl-pentapeptide-transferase; amino-acid sequence: MTNIILTAFVLSLVLTNILINILKQAKMRQYILKDAPETHMVKEGTPTMGGLAILISTLISLAIFRSAIDFNILMLTFLLVSHSFIGILDDTNKIRKKHNKGMSAKLKLILQISFACIFAGILAVSNNFIYIQGALQFLPPMLYYIFIIFMIVGTSNAVNLTDGLDGLAAGLTIISLIGFAYLAFISTNITILIFILIMIGALLGFLWFNINPARIFMGDTGSLSLGAILAGIAILLHKELMLIPLGLVFIAETLSVMLQVSYFKITKGKRIFKMSPIHHHFELCGWSENKVVLRFWIIGIIMLIIAIKIG
- a CDS encoding Mur ligase family protein, coding for MYSIDTRKIQDNDIFIPIKGENFDGHSFIPAMVKRKIKVLDVNLQEYALHHRINNIKATVIGLTGSSGKTTLKDMLHQILSIKYTVHSTFENQNNEIGAPLTILNAPNNADFIIVEMGMRHRGDISYLVNIIRPDITLITNIGLAHLELLKTQRNIALGKSEIFNFPKDKNKQYLTFLNTTIDYFNLVKTKAIQNGFKINSITENDALLSSQKLATALALQFGIAQKDIDNLNLKSTSPHREEVLEWKGNIIIDDAYNANPKSMEFSINKTKANYPDKKIITVFGEMKELGKKEDFFHKELVNTVIHDQKIEKAIFYGNTYLRIEKKDDKCYYYTDKSLILNKLNEIRPNNNVILFKGSRSTKMETIIKELIKND
- a CDS encoding UDP-N-acetylmuramoyl-L-alanyl-D-glutamate--2,6-diaminopimelate ligase produces the protein MIQYDTRKINMNDIFLAIDKGQNYITKELIEKTKKIIKIDKKSVFKYLSTLWTLDMDKIQIIGITGTNGKTTVTYLVHEILQQAGAKPRVIGTINSPLTTPEIFDLLSIIKDMLEKKETHLIMEVSSIGIEENRIYGLPFTVKLLTNITQDHLDYHKTFKNYVNAKFKFLTNPFGKTIYPSTYKQVKLNFEHKLIGKFNENNLKAAFAICQALNIPIKTIELALANALPPKGRFEKVAIHKTYTVVVDYAHTPDSLDNVLKEARKLTNTKLITVFGAGGDRDNKKRPLMGKVADKWADTIIVTSDNPRTEDPQTIIDQIASGITNKNKLIIQIDRKEAIKKALEIAKEKDFIMIAGKGHEDYQIIGVNKSHFDDSEVVKELALCIQ
- a CDS encoding SigB/SigF/SigG family RNA polymerase sigma factor, yielding MLTGKELFIKYREAEDPKLKDQIIEQHYNLVIYVARKFLGKGEELEDLIQVGIIGLIKSMDNYDPSYNAAFATYAMPMIVGEIKHYFRDHARLVKLPRRLHELNAQIKKLAFEFQQDYDRSPTIEEIATTLHASEEEVLEAMEAGESSRALSLDSPAFVTERSGEVVSDARSSLMDSLGVDHLESKIIDRETLKFAIANILNRREQRIIYMRYYDNLSQHEIATYLRLSQMHVSRLIKNAIDKLSRYIQKNSVI